The following are encoded in a window of Cyanobacteria bacterium FACHB-DQ100 genomic DNA:
- a CDS encoding IS1 family transposase: WQHSRFKSTAAQRAGLASRSWTWHDIATYPTLI; encoded by the coding sequence TTTGGCAGCACAGTCGATTCAAATCAACCGCAGCACAGCGGGCAGGATTAGCCTCTCGTTCTTGGACTTGGCACGATATCGCAACCTATCCCACATTAATTTGA